Proteins co-encoded in one Desulfoplanes formicivorans genomic window:
- a CDS encoding LTA synthase family protein, producing the protein MKSCDNCLGRYRLFVFFVLACLATFFVVRLVFTVLVFPEIPHTPGSLVRIFATGYAYDLVASLYMSLPLLIYLTILPGQWFNTRINRGILLGLFFVIFSLLLFDGVAEFLFWDEFGVRFNFIAVDYLVYTNEVIGNIWESYPVPALFTGIFAVAAVLVTVFRHHIGIMEQTTLPLIKRTMISLLLGMVMFLNYQLIDTSWASLSNNMHENELAKNGVYQLFSAFINNQLDYETLYATMPVAKGFAALHKAMGRKPQDFQDGMITRRIVHQGQEHKPNVVVIMVESLSAKYLGTFGNTRRLTPFLDELAKDSLLFTRLYATGTRTVRGMEAVTLSVPPTPGRSIVKRPDCENMFSAGFLFKERGYKTMFLYGGYGYFDNMNAFFSSNGFDVVDRSDLADEEITFANIWGVCDEDILRRSLREFDASYKHDQPFFGFVMTTSNHRPFTYPDGKIDIPSHEGRSGGVKYTDYALQQFFKEARTKPWFDNTIFVVVADHCAHSAGKSELPVHRYHIPLFIYAPKLITPGHVDTLASQIDLMPTLLGRLNWSYTSKFFGRDILSKEFVPRAFIGNYQKLGLIENQTLTILEPQKKITSYHIKTETMQDSFVIPAPLTSRQKETTIGYYQSASYLYKHGLNRWNNRNPIAMTEHSTK; encoded by the coding sequence ATGAAATCGTGTGATAATTGCCTTGGCCGATACCGACTGTTTGTTTTTTTCGTGCTGGCCTGCCTTGCCACGTTCTTCGTGGTTCGACTGGTTTTCACGGTCCTTGTTTTTCCTGAAATACCCCATACACCAGGATCGCTGGTACGTATTTTTGCCACAGGTTATGCGTACGATCTGGTGGCATCCCTTTACATGTCCCTTCCCCTGCTGATTTATCTGACCATCCTCCCCGGACAATGGTTCAATACCCGAATAAACCGCGGCATCCTGCTGGGCCTTTTTTTCGTGATTTTTTCCCTCTTGCTGTTTGATGGGGTGGCGGAATTTCTGTTCTGGGACGAATTCGGCGTCCGGTTCAATTTCATTGCCGTGGACTATCTGGTGTATACCAACGAGGTTATTGGTAATATTTGGGAATCCTATCCGGTTCCAGCCCTGTTTACTGGCATCTTTGCCGTAGCGGCCGTGCTTGTGACCGTATTTCGTCACCACATCGGCATAATGGAACAAACGACTTTGCCTCTAATCAAACGGACCATGATCAGCCTGCTGCTGGGTATGGTCATGTTCCTGAATTATCAGTTGATTGATACCTCATGGGCATCCTTGTCCAACAACATGCATGAAAACGAACTGGCAAAAAACGGCGTGTACCAGCTTTTTTCAGCCTTCATCAATAACCAGCTTGATTATGAGACCCTGTATGCCACCATGCCCGTTGCCAAGGGATTTGCCGCACTGCACAAGGCCATGGGGCGAAAACCCCAGGACTTCCAGGACGGAATGATAACCCGCCGCATTGTACATCAGGGACAGGAACACAAACCCAACGTGGTTGTAATCATGGTTGAAAGCCTCAGTGCCAAGTATCTGGGAACCTTTGGCAATACCAGGAGGCTGACCCCGTTTCTGGATGAATTGGCCAAGGACAGTCTCTTGTTTACCCGGCTGTACGCCACCGGGACCCGAACCGTCCGGGGCATGGAGGCTGTCACCCTGTCTGTCCCGCCCACACCGGGGCGTTCCATTGTCAAACGTCCCGACTGCGAAAACATGTTTTCTGCCGGATTTCTGTTCAAAGAACGGGGCTACAAAACCATGTTCCTGTATGGAGGATACGGCTATTTTGATAACATGAATGCCTTTTTCAGCAGCAACGGATTTGACGTGGTGGACAGAAGTGATCTGGCTGATGAAGAAATCACCTTTGCCAATATCTGGGGGGTATGTGACGAGGATATATTGCGGCGTTCTCTTCGGGAGTTTGATGCGTCCTACAAGCATGACCAACCGTTTTTCGGATTTGTCATGACCACATCCAACCACCGTCCCTTTACCTACCCAGACGGAAAAATAGATATTCCTTCCCATGAAGGCCGCAGCGGCGGGGTCAAATATACGGATTACGCCCTGCAGCAATTTTTTAAGGAAGCCAGAACAAAACCCTGGTTCGACAACACCATTTTTGTGGTGGTGGCAGACCATTGTGCCCACAGCGCGGGTAAATCTGAACTGCCGGTACATCGCTACCATATACCGTTATTCATCTACGCACCCAAGCTGATCACTCCCGGGCACGTGGACACTCTGGCCAGTCAGATAGATCTCATGCCCACCCTGTTGGGAAGGCTCAACTGGAGCTATACGAGCAAATTCTTTGGTCGCGATATCCTGTCCAAGGAATTTGTCCCCCGTGCGTTCATCGGCAATTACCAAAAACTGGGGCTCATTGAAAACCAAACACTCACCATCCTGGAACCCCAGAAAAAAATAACCAGTTATCATATCAAGACAGAGACCATGCAAGATAGTTTTGTTATTCCAGCTCCCCTGACATCACGACAAAAAGAGACCACTATCGGATACTACCAGAGTGCCAGCTATCTGTACAAACATGGACTCAACAGATGGAACAACCGTAACCCCATTGCCATGACCGAACACAGCACCAAATAA
- a CDS encoding ATP-binding protein — protein MQHPSLAQFFDWGMILLVMLFLVCIIHFTPGINPWIAGTAFLLLGGYHLYTNHQQTWDLFRSPAIATIHLGISLVLCAFMVWSTTTPQEESAFWAIFLLPILTAAMRMELEPTLLVTVGATMLYFLLIPMDQFPTEELREDLPEFITPALVFFLVAVLVQFLARTMRHQLHKQVALNQSLRESQQSLRNSLHQLAEAKEQLHRQERLAALGEMAAGVAHEIRNPLGIVASSAQLLEDKVAASDSEAEELLHVIGEETHRLNNLLNDFLAFGRPTIPQFQSCQMHTFLRTCLDRFSNLPQTKDIRLALYCQPDLPMVRIDPDLMEQTLLNLILNAAEASSPGDTIEVTCTYSANQLIIGIQDQGTGIPEAIRETIFTPFFTTKSRGSGLGLANAFKYIQAHNGRIDIKDTSPAGTCVRILLPTETAQ, from the coding sequence ATGCAACACCCTTCACTTGCACAATTTTTCGACTGGGGCATGATCCTTTTGGTCATGCTCTTCCTGGTCTGCATCATCCATTTCACGCCGGGTATCAATCCATGGATCGCGGGAACGGCTTTCCTTCTGCTGGGCGGCTACCATCTCTACACCAATCACCAGCAAACATGGGACCTTTTTCGTTCACCTGCCATTGCCACGATCCATCTGGGTATATCTCTTGTGCTCTGCGCTTTCATGGTCTGGAGCACCACCACACCCCAGGAAGAAAGTGCCTTTTGGGCCATATTTCTGCTCCCCATTCTGACGGCGGCCATGCGCATGGAACTGGAACCGACCCTGCTCGTTACCGTGGGCGCCACCATGCTCTATTTTCTCCTCATCCCCATGGATCAGTTTCCCACGGAAGAGCTCAGAGAAGATCTGCCGGAATTCATCACCCCGGCCCTGGTCTTTTTTCTGGTGGCGGTCCTGGTTCAATTTCTGGCCAGAACAATGCGCCACCAACTCCACAAACAGGTCGCCCTCAACCAATCCCTGCGTGAAAGCCAGCAATCCCTGAGAAACTCTCTGCACCAGCTGGCCGAGGCCAAAGAACAGCTCCACCGTCAGGAACGCCTGGCCGCCCTTGGCGAAATGGCTGCAGGCGTGGCCCATGAAATCAGAAACCCTCTGGGCATTGTGGCCTCATCAGCGCAATTGCTGGAAGATAAGGTTGCAGCCAGTGATAGCGAGGCCGAGGAATTATTGCACGTCATTGGGGAAGAAACCCACCGACTCAACAACCTGCTCAATGATTTTCTGGCCTTTGGACGACCCACAATCCCGCAGTTTCAGTCCTGTCAGATGCACACATTTTTGCGCACCTGCCTGGACCGCTTCAGCAACCTGCCCCAGACCAAGGATATCCGACTCGCCCTGTACTGTCAGCCTGACCTCCCGATGGTACGCATAGATCCCGATCTGATGGAACAAACGCTTTTGAACCTGATCCTCAACGCAGCAGAGGCCTCCTCACCGGGAGATACCATTGAAGTCACCTGCACGTACTCTGCAAACCAGCTCATCATTGGAATCCAGGATCAAGGCACGGGTATCCCCGAAGCAATCCGGGAAACCATTTTCACCCCCTTTTTCACCACAAAATCCAGGGGATCCGGGCTGGGACTGGCCAATGCCTTCAAGTACATCCAGGCCCACAACGGCAGGATTGATATCAAGGACACGTCCCCAGCAGGCACCTGTGTCCGCATCCTTTTGCCCACGGAGACTGCTCAATGA
- a CDS encoding sigma-54-dependent transcriptional regulator, translating into MTPAHILVVDDEKNYCVVLGQLLRREGYTVSTADNAFAALDILAREPISLVLSDLKMPRMDGLALFQKVREDMGDMPFIIMTAFATVQTALESIKNGVYDYLLKPFDNDKVLVTINQALTLYRSQLQIQALQMQVENRYDQEIIGQGPAHQKLMREIALVANAPSPVLITGETGVGKELVARSLHKASPRHHNAWVAVNCAALTETLLDSEIFGHERGAFTGAAQRKKGLAELADGGTLFLDEVGELPLAFQAKLLRLVQEKKFRRVGGTVELSSNIRILAATNRDLATMVQEKTFRQDLFFRLRVVELRVPPLRERAEDIPLLALFFLKRLAKELDRPVQKIAPEAMSCLERYTWPGNIRELRNAIERGILFSSKTILERDALPEEIRYAGENPPDLASRMTMIPPNFSLPAHLERMEQEIISQALIQCHGIQARAAACLGISRSNLQYKLGKLHLE; encoded by the coding sequence ATGACACCAGCACATATTCTGGTTGTTGATGACGAAAAAAACTATTGCGTGGTGCTTGGCCAGCTGTTGCGTCGCGAAGGATACACGGTCAGCACGGCGGACAACGCATTTGCAGCCCTGGATATCCTTGCCAGGGAACCCATCTCCCTGGTGCTTTCCGATTTGAAAATGCCCCGCATGGACGGTCTGGCCCTGTTTCAGAAAGTCCGTGAAGACATGGGTGATATGCCCTTTATCATCATGACCGCCTTTGCCACGGTACAAACGGCCCTGGAGTCCATTAAAAACGGTGTATACGATTACCTGCTCAAGCCTTTTGACAATGACAAGGTCCTGGTGACCATTAACCAGGCCCTCACCCTGTATCGCAGTCAACTCCAGATCCAGGCGCTGCAGATGCAGGTGGAAAACAGGTACGATCAGGAAATCATCGGCCAGGGACCTGCCCATCAAAAACTGATGAGGGAAATCGCCCTGGTAGCCAACGCCCCTTCGCCTGTTCTGATCACCGGAGAGACAGGGGTGGGCAAGGAACTGGTGGCTCGCAGCCTGCACAAGGCCAGCCCCAGGCATCACAACGCATGGGTGGCTGTCAATTGCGCTGCCCTGACCGAAACCCTGCTGGACAGCGAAATTTTCGGCCATGAGCGTGGAGCCTTTACCGGTGCTGCCCAACGCAAAAAAGGTCTGGCCGAGCTCGCTGACGGGGGAACCCTGTTTCTGGACGAAGTGGGAGAACTCCCCCTTGCCTTTCAAGCCAAACTGCTGCGCCTAGTGCAGGAAAAAAAATTTCGCCGGGTAGGGGGAACCGTAGAACTCTCCAGCAATATCAGAATACTGGCGGCCACCAACAGAGATCTGGCAACCATGGTCCAGGAAAAAACCTTTCGTCAGGATCTGTTTTTCCGGCTCCGGGTGGTGGAACTGCGCGTTCCTCCCTTGCGGGAACGGGCAGAAGATATCCCGCTTTTGGCCCTGTTTTTTCTCAAACGCCTGGCCAAGGAACTTGATCGACCGGTGCAGAAGATTGCCCCGGAAGCCATGAGCTGCCTTGAACGCTATACCTGGCCGGGCAATATCCGGGAACTGCGCAACGCCATTGAACGCGGTATCCTGTTCAGTTCCAAGACAATCCTTGAACGCGATGCCCTGCCCGAGGAAATCCGATATGCCGGAGAAAATCCTCCGGACCTTGCCTCACGCATGACCATGATCCCTCCCAACTTTTCCCTACCTGCACATCTTGAACGCATGGAACAAGAGATCATCAGCCAGGCCCTGATCCAGTGCCATGGCATCCAGGCCCGGGCAGCCGCCTGCCTGGGCATCAGCCGAAGCAATCTGCAATACAAACTCGGCAAACTGCACCTGGAATAA
- a CDS encoding phosphatase PAP2 family protein: MSTKSIYANILGSVILLIMAMIIFEYTNIDIRVQDHFFNFDTGTWMVGNHNELLRSIFYNGSKKFIVAMGILSILCLIFSSQKKYLRSKRKELLIFILALIIVPFLIARIKQVTNMYCPEQIQRYDGVYPYVKLFEHYPEGFHTKHRGKCYPAGHASGGFAMMALFFVCNRRSYKLAGLATGLVMGWIMGLYQMLKGAHYLSHTVVTMLLAWIIICLIHEGVHMLARQKTFAWLADSPTNRPLRTTPASRFQTQNQVH, from the coding sequence ATGAGTACAAAAAGTATATACGCAAATATATTGGGATCAGTCATTCTCCTGATCATGGCAATGATCATTTTCGAATACACGAATATTGATATTCGTGTTCAGGATCATTTTTTCAATTTTGATACAGGAACATGGATGGTCGGCAATCATAATGAATTATTACGCAGCATCTTTTATAATGGATCAAAAAAATTCATTGTTGCCATGGGTATTTTAAGCATTCTTTGTTTGATATTTTCATCTCAAAAAAAATATCTTCGATCAAAAAGAAAAGAATTGCTGATTTTTATTCTTGCATTGATCATCGTGCCCTTTCTGATAGCCCGCATAAAACAGGTTACCAACATGTATTGCCCCGAACAGATCCAACGCTACGACGGTGTTTATCCCTATGTAAAATTATTTGAACACTATCCAGAAGGGTTTCACACGAAGCACAGGGGTAAATGTTATCCAGCAGGCCACGCTTCAGGCGGTTTTGCCATGATGGCCCTGTTTTTCGTATGCAACAGACGTTCATACAAACTGGCCGGCTTGGCCACTGGTCTGGTCATGGGTTGGATCATGGGGCTGTATCAAATGCTCAAAGGTGCCCACTACCTCAGCCATACCGTGGTGACCATGCTTCTTGCCTGGATCATCATCTGTCTGATCCATGAGGGGGTACACATGCTTGCCCGCCAAAAAACCTTTGCATGGCTTGCTGACTCTCCCACAAACCGCCCCTTGAGAACGACCCCGGCCAGCAGGTTCCAAACCCAGAACCAAGTACATTGA